In one window of Onychomys torridus chromosome 5, mOncTor1.1, whole genome shotgun sequence DNA:
- the Nkapl gene encoding NKAP-like protein, with translation MSPVSRSRPNEDTLGSQKGRRGSGSPPSVSQTRRSPRGGGFGLALSGCEGLGPPRGPERPRPAHAVSRPRSGEPPPPPPGICTFAPSSSSSICGGYRYHHYAGDRSWAEDQEKEKEESYRQRRLKERERIGELGAPEVWGLSPKFPEPDSDEHTPAEDEVKNPKSSSSDFTNEEKRTRTSHSTKRKRKKRPSKRKRRKYCDNDSNSDSDIYSSSGGDKNKAKARKKEKKKKHRAKQLKKKRRTEKEYSDAVSCTALGRELPEDAWMEQSMSADAMDLIGPEAPVIHTSQDEKPLNYGHALLPGEGAAMAEYVKAGKRIPRRGEIGLTSEEIASFECSGYVMSGSRHRRMEAVRLRKENQIYSADEKRALASFNQEERRKRENKILASFREMVYRKTKGKDDK, from the coding sequence ATGTCGCCTGTGTCCCGATCCCGCCCTAATGAGGACACTCTGGGCTCCCAGAAAGGCCGGCGTGGCTCGGGCAGCCCACCGTCCGTGTCCCAGACTCGACGATCCCCTCGGGGAGGCGGTTTCGGCCTCGCCCTCAGCGGGTGCGAGGGGCTCGGGCCTCCGCGGGGTCCGGAGCGGCCCCGTCCAGCGCATGCCGTCAGCCGCCCCCGGTCTGgagagccgccgccgccgccgccggggaTCTGCACGTTTGCCCCTTCGTCCTCCTCTTCCATCTGTGGCGGGTACCGCTACCACCACTATGCCGGAGACCGTTCGTGGGCCGAGgaccaggagaaggaaaaggaggagagctACAGGCAGAGGAGgctgaaggaaagagagaggattGGAGAGCTGGGAGCGCCTGAGGTGTGGGGATTGTCACCCAAGTTTCCTGAGCCGGATTCCGATGAACATACACCAGCTGAAGATGAGGTGAAGAATCCGAAGAGCAGCAGTTCGGATTTCACCAACGAAGAAAAAAGGACAAGGACCAGTCATTCAacgaagagaaaaaggaagaaaaggcccTCCAAAAGGAAACGTAGGAAGTATTGTGATAATGACAGCAATTCAGACTCTGACATTTATTCTAGCTCTGGTGGCgataaaaacaaagccaaagccaggaagaaagagaagaaaaagaaacaccgGGCAAAACAActcaagaagaagaggaggactgAAAAGGAATACAGCGACGCCGTAAGCTGCACAGCTTTAGGAAGGGAATTGCCAGAAGATGCGTGGATGGAACAGTCCATGAGTGCAGATGCCATGGATTTAATAGGCCCAGAAGCACCTGTAATACATACCTCTCAGGATGAGAAACCGTTGAATTATGGCCACGCTCTGCTTCCGGGTGAAGGCGCGGCTATGGCTGAATATGTAAAGGCTGGAAAGCGCATCCCACGAAGGGGTGAAATTGGCTTGACGAGTGAAGAGATCGCCTCTTTTGAATGTTCAGGTTACGTCATGAGTGGCAGCAGGCATCGCAGAATGGAAGCTGTGAGACTGCGCAAAGAGAACCAGATTTACAGTGCTGATGAGAAAAGAGCCCTTGCATCCTTTAACCAAGAAGAGAGGCGGAAGCGAGAGAATAAGATCCTAGCCAGTTTTCGAGAAAtggtatacagaaagacaaaagggAAAGATGACAAGTGA
- the Zscan26 gene encoding zinc finger and SCAN domain-containing protein 26 isoform X1 — protein MALALIHPSKRAYSLAPLGLKEELQGFRVQGNRKGLGQEPLSKQFRQLRYEESTGPREVLRRLRELCRQWLRPDMHSKEQILELLVLEQFLTILPGELQVQVLEHHPETGEDLVGILEDLQRHRGEAGHQKDPTQGNRQTVLVLPQREVRKPEREVQKPEREVQKPEREVQKPEREVQKPEREVQKPEREVQKPEREVKKPERELRKPEKDKGEETRTGNGKLIIVTDHCGRIKSSCTTSKPMEAHGEDLRFRKQPTMPKEKTSSRCLETKEGLVQHSALTEHERAHAGEKSRESIVCQSSVPAEHQEVLSKEKGHPCHECGKVFQRSSHLVRHQKIHLGEKPYKCKECGKVFSQNAGLLEHLRIHTGERPYLCIHCGKNFRRSSHLNRHQKIHSQEEPRQCKECGKTFSKALLLTHHQRIHGRAKRHYCNECGKGFSLTSDLIRHHRIHTGEKPFKCKVCQKAFRLNSHLDQHVRIHNEEKPYQCSECKEAFRQKSGLFQHQRHHHKSKLA, from the exons ATGGCACTGGCCTtg atccaccctaGCAAGCGTGCATACTCTTTGGCTCCCCTGGGTCTGAAGGAGGAGCTTCAG GGATTCAGAGttcaaggaaacagaaaaggcctTGGGCAGGAGCCATTGAGCAAACAGTTCAGGCAGCTGCGCTATGAGGAAAGCACTGGACCTCGAGAGGTTTTACGCCGGCTCCGGGAGCTCTGCAGACAGTGGCTGCGGCCAGATATGCACAGCAAGGAGCAGATCCTGGAGCtgctggtgctggagcagttCCTGACCATCCTGCCAGGGGAGCTGCAGGTCCAGGTGCTCGAGCACCACCCAGAGACTGGGGAGGACCTGGTGGGAATACTGGAAGATTTGCAGCGACACCGTGGAGAAGCAGGACATCAGAAG GACCCAACCCAAGGAAACAGACAGACTGTGCTGGTCCTGCCTCAGCGTGAGGTGCGGAAGCCTGAGCGTGAGGTGCAGAAGCCTGAGCGCGAGGTGCAGAAGCCTGAGCGCGAGGTGCAGAAGCCTGAGCGCGAGGTGCAGAAGCCTGAGCGCGAGGTGCAGAAGCCTGAGCGTGAGGTGCAGAAGCCTGAGCGTGAGGTGAAGAAGCCTGAGCGTGAGTTGCGGAAGCCTGAGAAGGACAAGG GTGAGGAAACAAGGACTGGGAATGGGAAGCTTATTATAGTGACAGACCACTGTGGAAGAATCAAATCATCTTGTACAACGTCTAAACCCATGGAGGCCCACGGTGAGGACTTGCGCTTCAGAAAGCAGCCAACCATGCCCAAGGAGAAAACCAGCAGCCGATGCCTGGAAACTAAGGAGGGACTTGTCCAGCACTCAGCCCTGACTGAACACGAAAGGGCACATGCAGGAGAAAAGTCTCGTGAATCTATTGTGTGTCAGAGTTCTGTTCCTGCTGAGCATCAGGAAGTCCTCTCAAAAGAGAAAGGTCACCCCTGCCATGAGTGTGGGAAAGTCTTTCAGAGGAGTTCACACCTCGTCAGACATCAGAAAATCCATCTTGGTGAGAAGCCTTACAAGTGCAAAGAGTGTGGAAAAGTCTTTAGCCAGAATGCAGGCCTTTTGGAGCATCTCAGAATCCATACTGGAGAAAGACCCTATCTGTGTATCCATTGTGGAAAGAACTTTAGGCGAAGCTCTCATCTTAATCGACACCAAAAAATTCACAGTCAGGAGGAGCCCCGTCAATGCAAGGAGTGTGGGAAAACCTTTAGTAAGGCCCTGCTCCTCACCCACCATCAGAGAATCCACGGTCGTGCCAAAAGACATTATTGTAATGAGTGTGGGAAAGGCTTCAGTTTGACTTCCGACCTTATTCGACATCACAGgattcacactggagaaaaacctttcaAATGTAAAGTGTGTCAGAAAGCCTTCCGTCTAAACTCACACCTAGACCAGCATGTCAGAATCCACAATGAAGAAAAACCCTACCAGTGTAGTGAATGCAAAGAAGCCTTCAGGCAGAAGTCAGGTCTCTTTCAGCATCAGAGACATCACCACAAGAGCAAACTGGCTTGA
- the Zscan26 gene encoding zinc finger and SCAN domain-containing protein 26 isoform X2, translating to MREGFRVQGNRKGLGQEPLSKQFRQLRYEESTGPREVLRRLRELCRQWLRPDMHSKEQILELLVLEQFLTILPGELQVQVLEHHPETGEDLVGILEDLQRHRGEAGHQKDPTQGNRQTVLVLPQREVRKPEREVQKPEREVQKPEREVQKPEREVQKPEREVQKPEREVQKPEREVKKPERELRKPEKDKGEETRTGNGKLIIVTDHCGRIKSSCTTSKPMEAHGEDLRFRKQPTMPKEKTSSRCLETKEGLVQHSALTEHERAHAGEKSRESIVCQSSVPAEHQEVLSKEKGHPCHECGKVFQRSSHLVRHQKIHLGEKPYKCKECGKVFSQNAGLLEHLRIHTGERPYLCIHCGKNFRRSSHLNRHQKIHSQEEPRQCKECGKTFSKALLLTHHQRIHGRAKRHYCNECGKGFSLTSDLIRHHRIHTGEKPFKCKVCQKAFRLNSHLDQHVRIHNEEKPYQCSECKEAFRQKSGLFQHQRHHHKSKLA from the exons ATGAGAGAG GGATTCAGAGttcaaggaaacagaaaaggcctTGGGCAGGAGCCATTGAGCAAACAGTTCAGGCAGCTGCGCTATGAGGAAAGCACTGGACCTCGAGAGGTTTTACGCCGGCTCCGGGAGCTCTGCAGACAGTGGCTGCGGCCAGATATGCACAGCAAGGAGCAGATCCTGGAGCtgctggtgctggagcagttCCTGACCATCCTGCCAGGGGAGCTGCAGGTCCAGGTGCTCGAGCACCACCCAGAGACTGGGGAGGACCTGGTGGGAATACTGGAAGATTTGCAGCGACACCGTGGAGAAGCAGGACATCAGAAG GACCCAACCCAAGGAAACAGACAGACTGTGCTGGTCCTGCCTCAGCGTGAGGTGCGGAAGCCTGAGCGTGAGGTGCAGAAGCCTGAGCGCGAGGTGCAGAAGCCTGAGCGCGAGGTGCAGAAGCCTGAGCGCGAGGTGCAGAAGCCTGAGCGCGAGGTGCAGAAGCCTGAGCGTGAGGTGCAGAAGCCTGAGCGTGAGGTGAAGAAGCCTGAGCGTGAGTTGCGGAAGCCTGAGAAGGACAAGG GTGAGGAAACAAGGACTGGGAATGGGAAGCTTATTATAGTGACAGACCACTGTGGAAGAATCAAATCATCTTGTACAACGTCTAAACCCATGGAGGCCCACGGTGAGGACTTGCGCTTCAGAAAGCAGCCAACCATGCCCAAGGAGAAAACCAGCAGCCGATGCCTGGAAACTAAGGAGGGACTTGTCCAGCACTCAGCCCTGACTGAACACGAAAGGGCACATGCAGGAGAAAAGTCTCGTGAATCTATTGTGTGTCAGAGTTCTGTTCCTGCTGAGCATCAGGAAGTCCTCTCAAAAGAGAAAGGTCACCCCTGCCATGAGTGTGGGAAAGTCTTTCAGAGGAGTTCACACCTCGTCAGACATCAGAAAATCCATCTTGGTGAGAAGCCTTACAAGTGCAAAGAGTGTGGAAAAGTCTTTAGCCAGAATGCAGGCCTTTTGGAGCATCTCAGAATCCATACTGGAGAAAGACCCTATCTGTGTATCCATTGTGGAAAGAACTTTAGGCGAAGCTCTCATCTTAATCGACACCAAAAAATTCACAGTCAGGAGGAGCCCCGTCAATGCAAGGAGTGTGGGAAAACCTTTAGTAAGGCCCTGCTCCTCACCCACCATCAGAGAATCCACGGTCGTGCCAAAAGACATTATTGTAATGAGTGTGGGAAAGGCTTCAGTTTGACTTCCGACCTTATTCGACATCACAGgattcacactggagaaaaacctttcaAATGTAAAGTGTGTCAGAAAGCCTTCCGTCTAAACTCACACCTAGACCAGCATGTCAGAATCCACAATGAAGAAAAACCCTACCAGTGTAGTGAATGCAAAGAAGCCTTCAGGCAGAAGTCAGGTCTCTTTCAGCATCAGAGACATCACCACAAGAGCAAACTGGCTTGA